The Aeromicrobium sp. Leaf245 genome includes a region encoding these proteins:
- a CDS encoding sensor histidine kinase, with translation MRGAVVRYVAGASIVLVLVVTVAVVVAGRIATREALDHAELDARTLAEQYVAPLGVDALDPVGERGRLDDAFLGRVDQGALRQVKIWADLGDGRGRIVYSDNRLYQGAEVELGEEYALFASGRAVARRVEPAAEGPQPYPEGTYEVSVGFRDGRGTPFLFEAYLPTPAMALSRSELLRQWLPVVVGSLLLFAVATLPLAVGLARRAGAAESDRRRLAQRGLRDALSDRRRMAQRLHDGPVQELSGAALVLDSVDRGGLSESDAAALDRATRVLRDGVGELRSVGDDLFPDAVSAEGLRAAVDELGRGSGEVGLDVAVRVDGGLGLDADASFLVYRVVREGLRNVVRHAGARSASVEVTQVVDSSVPGVRVTVTDDGVGLPAEVRHGLGLRLLAHEVHGVGGTLRLEPAEGSVDGSCLQVWLPADLPE, from the coding sequence GTGCGCGGAGCGGTGGTCCGCTACGTGGCGGGCGCGTCGATCGTGCTGGTGCTCGTGGTGACGGTGGCCGTCGTGGTCGCGGGCCGGATCGCCACGCGGGAGGCACTCGACCATGCGGAGCTGGACGCCCGCACGCTGGCCGAGCAGTACGTCGCACCCTTGGGTGTGGACGCCCTCGACCCGGTGGGCGAGCGTGGCCGGCTCGACGACGCCTTCCTCGGCCGGGTAGACCAGGGTGCGCTGCGGCAGGTCAAGATCTGGGCCGACCTCGGTGACGGTCGTGGACGGATCGTCTACTCCGACAACCGCCTGTACCAGGGTGCCGAGGTCGAGCTGGGCGAGGAGTACGCCCTGTTCGCGTCGGGACGGGCGGTGGCGCGTCGCGTGGAGCCGGCGGCCGAAGGACCACAGCCCTACCCGGAGGGGACCTACGAGGTGTCCGTGGGGTTCCGCGACGGCCGCGGCACCCCATTCCTGTTCGAGGCGTACCTGCCGACGCCGGCCATGGCGTTGAGCCGGAGCGAGCTGCTCCGGCAGTGGCTGCCGGTGGTCGTGGGTTCCCTGCTGCTGTTCGCGGTGGCGACGTTGCCGTTGGCGGTCGGTCTGGCGCGACGGGCGGGTGCGGCGGAGTCCGACCGCCGGCGCCTCGCGCAGCGAGGGCTGCGCGACGCCCTGTCCGACCGACGCCGGATGGCGCAGCGCCTGCACGACGGCCCGGTGCAGGAGCTGTCGGGTGCGGCGCTCGTGCTGGACAGCGTCGATCGTGGGGGGCTCTCTGAGTCGGACGCAGCCGCGCTGGACCGGGCCACCCGGGTGCTGCGCGACGGCGTGGGTGAGCTGCGTTCGGTGGGCGACGACCTGTTCCCCGACGCCGTGTCCGCCGAGGGTCTGCGGGCAGCGGTCGACGAGCTGGGGCGCGGCTCGGGCGAGGTCGGACTCGACGTGGCGGTGCGGGTGGACGGGGGCCTGGGGCTGGACGCCGACGCCTCGTTCCTCGTGTACCGCGTCGTGCGGGAGGGTCTGCGCAACGTGGTGCGGCACGCGGGCGCGCGCTCCGCGTCCGTCGAGGTCACACAGGTCGTCGACTCGTCGGTGCCCGGCGTGCGCGTGACCGTGACCGACGACGGCGTGGGGCTTCCCGCCGAGGTGCGCCACGGGCTGGGACTCCGCCTGCTCGCACACGAGGTGCACGGTGTCGGCGGGACGTTGCGGCTCGAGCCGGCCGAGGGCAGCGTCGACGGGTCGTGCTTGCAGGTGTGGCTTCCGGCGGACCTGCCGGAATGA
- a CDS encoding iron ABC transporter substrate-binding protein, with the protein MRTPLPRSRHRGARVALPLTVLVLVLSACGGSSDDGADDDGPLVVYVGRDEALVSPLVEQFTKDTGIEVEARYAETPELTATLLEEGDATPADVFLSQDAGALGALSEAGLLSDLDADLTDKVPASLTSTDGSWVGVTGRARVIAYDSEKLDEADVPDEVADLTDEEWKGRVGFPPGNASFQAFVTGFRVSRGDDAAQAWLEGMAANDYQSYEKNGAVLEAVNTGQLDLGLINHYYWFQTAAEVGAGQMRAQLTFPKAGDPGALVNVTGAGILSDHDDAAAFVEYLLSDAGQTYFVENTYEYPLVEGIDAPEGLPALADLQGPDIDLSDLADLEATVRMIQDAGLS; encoded by the coding sequence ATGCGCACCCCCCTCCCTCGTTCGCGGCACCGCGGCGCGCGCGTCGCGCTCCCCCTCACGGTCCTCGTGCTCGTGCTCTCCGCCTGCGGCGGCTCGAGCGACGACGGGGCCGACGACGACGGACCGCTCGTGGTCTACGTCGGGCGCGACGAGGCACTCGTCTCGCCGCTCGTCGAGCAGTTCACGAAGGACACCGGGATCGAGGTCGAGGCGCGCTACGCAGAGACCCCGGAGCTCACGGCCACCCTCCTCGAGGAGGGTGACGCCACCCCCGCCGACGTGTTCCTGTCCCAGGACGCCGGCGCCCTCGGCGCACTCTCCGAGGCGGGCCTGCTGAGCGACCTCGACGCGGACCTGACCGACAAGGTCCCGGCGTCCCTCACCTCCACCGACGGGTCGTGGGTGGGCGTGACCGGTCGCGCCCGAGTCATCGCGTACGACAGCGAGAAGCTGGACGAGGCCGACGTCCCCGACGAGGTCGCCGACCTCACGGACGAGGAGTGGAAGGGCCGCGTGGGCTTCCCGCCCGGCAACGCGTCGTTCCAGGCCTTCGTCACGGGCTTCCGCGTCTCCCGGGGCGACGACGCGGCCCAGGCGTGGCTGGAGGGCATGGCCGCCAACGACTACCAGTCGTACGAGAAGAACGGCGCCGTGCTCGAGGCCGTCAACACCGGCCAGCTCGACCTCGGCCTGATCAACCACTACTACTGGTTCCAGACGGCCGCCGAGGTGGGCGCCGGCCAGATGCGTGCGCAGCTGACGTTCCCGAAGGCCGGCGACCCGGGCGCACTCGTCAACGTCACCGGCGCGGGCATCCTGTCCGACCACGACGATGCCGCAGCGTTCGTCGAGTACCTCCTGTCCGACGCCGGCCAGACGTACTTCGTCGAGAACACCTACGAGTACCCGCTCGTGGAGGGCATCGACGCCCCGGAGGGCCTGCCTGCGCTGGCCGACCTCCAGGGTCCGGACATCGACCTCTCCGACCTGGCCGACCTCGAGGCCACGGTGCGCATGATCCAGGACGCCGGACTGTCCTGA
- a CDS encoding iron ABC transporter permease: MTSDRTRPAHRPRRLLLLAAGAGGAVAALPLGYLLVRGAQIGPDVFAETLGRARTLSLLGSSVGLAAAVCVTTLLVGLATAAATSAVRLPGGRVWWVLAAIPLAMPSYVAAFGWLTTVPGWTGFWPSWLVLSLVCTPYVTLPVAAALRRVDPDAAAVARTLGRPPFRAWTGTVLPQVLPAAAAGTLLVALYVLSDFGAVAMLRFDVFTFAISREYGSFVGREQAVVLALLLVLLALGTVVLERSVRGRGERWRTGRGTAAPPRPVRLGPAPTALVAGSLLVVPLLAVGVPILALFRRLAAGTARALDVGELLSAILTTTLLGMVAALAVVVLAVPVGVLAARHRGRLVALVESLAFAGHALPGIVVALSLVYFSLRVVPGLYQGVVVLVLAYVVLFLPKAVGATRTSVALVPPVLSEVARSLGRHPLPAQARTTGVLAAPGVAAGALLVMLTVMKELPATLLLRPTGLDTLATEVWSRTSSAAYGAAAPYALAVVALAAIPAFLLSRPTSWEARRWE; encoded by the coding sequence GTGACCTCGGACCGGACCCGCCCGGCGCACCGACCCCGCCGGCTCCTGCTCCTCGCAGCAGGAGCCGGCGGGGCCGTCGCCGCGCTCCCGCTCGGCTACCTCCTGGTCCGAGGAGCACAGATCGGGCCCGACGTCTTCGCCGAGACCCTGGGCCGGGCCCGGACGTTGTCCCTGCTCGGCTCGAGCGTCGGCCTGGCCGCGGCGGTGTGCGTCACGACCCTTCTGGTCGGCCTCGCCACGGCCGCGGCCACCTCGGCGGTGAGGTTGCCCGGCGGTCGCGTGTGGTGGGTGCTCGCGGCCATCCCGCTCGCGATGCCGTCGTACGTCGCGGCCTTCGGCTGGCTCACCACGGTCCCGGGCTGGACCGGCTTCTGGCCCTCGTGGCTCGTGCTCTCGCTCGTGTGCACGCCGTACGTCACGCTCCCCGTGGCCGCCGCGCTGCGTCGTGTCGACCCCGATGCCGCCGCCGTCGCGCGCACCCTCGGTCGACCTCCGTTCCGCGCCTGGACGGGCACCGTGCTGCCCCAGGTGCTCCCCGCGGCGGCAGCGGGCACGCTCCTGGTGGCGCTCTACGTCCTGTCCGACTTCGGGGCCGTCGCCATGCTGCGCTTCGACGTGTTCACCTTCGCCATCTCGCGCGAGTACGGCTCGTTCGTCGGCAGGGAGCAGGCCGTCGTCCTCGCGCTGCTCCTCGTGCTCCTCGCCCTCGGGACCGTCGTGCTCGAGCGGTCGGTGCGTGGTCGCGGTGAGCGATGGCGCACCGGACGGGGAACCGCCGCTCCACCGCGCCCGGTCCGTCTGGGGCCGGCGCCCACCGCCCTCGTGGCGGGCAGCCTGCTCGTCGTCCCCCTGCTGGCCGTCGGGGTCCCGATCCTGGCTCTCTTCAGGCGTCTCGCCGCCGGGACCGCGCGCGCCCTCGACGTCGGCGAGCTGCTCTCGGCGATCCTCACCACCACCCTGCTCGGCATGGTCGCCGCGCTGGCCGTCGTGGTCCTCGCCGTGCCGGTCGGCGTGCTGGCGGCCCGGCACCGCGGCCGGCTCGTGGCCCTCGTCGAGAGCCTCGCCTTCGCCGGGCACGCGCTGCCGGGCATCGTGGTGGCCCTGTCGCTCGTGTACTTCTCGCTGCGCGTGGTTCCCGGGCTCTACCAGGGCGTCGTGGTGCTGGTGCTCGCCTACGTGGTGCTGTTCCTGCCCAAGGCCGTCGGCGCCACGCGCACCAGCGTGGCGCTCGTCCCACCGGTGCTGTCGGAGGTGGCCCGCAGCCTCGGTCGGCACCCCCTGCCGGCCCAGGCCCGCACCACCGGTGTCCTTGCCGCTCCGGGAGTCGCCGCAGGTGCGCTGCTCGTCATGCTGACCGTCATGAAGGAGCTCCCGGCCACGCTCCTGCTGCGCCCCACCGGTCTCGACACCCTCGCCACCGAGGTCTGGAGCCGCACGAGCTCGGCAGCGTACGGGGCCGCTGCTCCCTACGCGCTCGCCGTCGTGGCGCTCGCCGCGATCCCCGCGTTCCTGCTGTCCCGACCGACGTCCTGGGAGGCCCGCCGATGGGAATGA
- a CDS encoding M56 family metallopeptidase yields MTPLLLGAIGLALALPVPALLSRAAWPRLAPAAGIVLWQSLALAAVLAISGAALSTALWLVTDDEPTWWRIALHATLMGIGVLVWARFWWAAWQVWRETSTRRARHRALVDLLGEPHGALPAVRVLTEQTPVAYCIPRLRDARVVISSGAVESLDDDALQAVLEHERSHVRTRHDLVLEAFGVLHRAFPRPLRTDAPLRQSQVMVELMADDAARKVTGDPPLARAIVALAGGPTPAGALGASSDALLRLERLRDPAPTRARRASAIASIAISAVVLVVPTVFIAVPWMYHAVEVLLER; encoded by the coding sequence ATGACTCCGCTGCTCCTCGGCGCGATCGGCCTCGCGCTCGCCCTGCCGGTGCCCGCCCTCCTGTCGCGCGCCGCGTGGCCGCGACTCGCGCCGGCCGCAGGGATCGTGCTCTGGCAGTCGTTGGCGCTCGCCGCCGTGCTCGCCATCTCGGGGGCCGCGCTCTCCACGGCGCTGTGGCTCGTCACCGACGACGAGCCGACCTGGTGGCGGATCGCCCTCCACGCGACGCTCATGGGCATCGGCGTCCTGGTGTGGGCGCGCTTCTGGTGGGCGGCCTGGCAGGTCTGGCGCGAGACGTCGACCCGGCGCGCCCGCCACCGCGCGCTGGTGGACCTCCTCGGCGAGCCCCACGGCGCACTCCCCGCCGTGCGGGTCCTGACCGAGCAGACACCCGTGGCCTACTGCATCCCTCGCCTGCGCGACGCCCGCGTCGTGATCTCCAGCGGGGCCGTGGAGTCCCTCGACGACGACGCCCTCCAGGCCGTGCTCGAGCACGAGCGCTCGCACGTGCGCACCCGTCACGACCTCGTGCTCGAGGCCTTCGGCGTGCTGCACCGCGCGTTCCCCCGACCCCTGCGCACCGACGCTCCCCTGCGTCAGAGCCAGGTGATGGTCGAGCTCATGGCCGACGACGCGGCGCGCAAGGTCACGGGCGACCCGCCCCTCGCCCGCGCGATCGTCGCCCTCGCCGGAGGCCCCACCCCGGCCGGCGCCCTCGGCGCGAGCAGCGACGCGCTCCTGCGTCTCGAGCGACTGCGCGACCCCGCCCCGACCCGGGCACGCCGAGCGTCGGCCATCGCGTCGATCGCGATCTCGGCGGTGGTGCTGGTCGTCCCGACCGTCTTCATCGCGGTGCCGTGGATGTACCACGCGGTCGAGGTGCTGCTCGAGCGGTGA
- a CDS encoding DUF222 domain-containing protein, translated as MDELDFTFDDTELDVPFRTAGAEAVDRVTVRRRALHVLEAEQLVDMLDYVESARAEGEQYSRSAARTAAQAAAHDLSLALGVAPGTVVARLAMARRVRGRLPAVWKAFLGGSVSQHHVDIVDVQLQRLTEPDSPAVLDERIARYAADHTVPQTRRWLSRQVERLEADTARERHRRARADRHVRLSPAGDGMAWLSALVPELDGHAALQRLDTEARGMTADPRTHDQRCADLFTGLLLGSPDPEAESAGSDRGGVSTVIGITVPVTSLMGISDAPGELADRSASVPAALVREKAVEPGTVFYRLLTDDHGHLLDATHLGRFAPEKIRTALWFRDGTTSFPTSDVPASRSDIDHTEAWPAPTRGTNLGPIHRRAHRLKTARLYRLRRRGRSWEWTTRTGHVYRRDPDPLPVEQWPELLPAA; from the coding sequence ATGGACGAGCTGGACTTCACCTTCGACGACACCGAGCTGGACGTGCCCTTCCGCACGGCCGGCGCGGAGGCGGTCGACCGGGTGACGGTGCGTCGGCGAGCCCTCCACGTGCTCGAGGCCGAGCAGCTGGTCGACATGCTCGACTACGTGGAGTCCGCGCGGGCCGAGGGCGAGCAGTACTCGCGGTCCGCCGCACGCACGGCCGCCCAGGCAGCGGCGCACGACCTCTCGCTCGCCCTGGGAGTCGCACCCGGCACCGTGGTCGCCCGCCTGGCCATGGCCCGACGGGTCCGAGGCCGCCTGCCCGCGGTGTGGAAGGCGTTCCTGGGCGGGTCCGTCAGCCAGCACCACGTAGACATCGTCGACGTCCAGCTGCAGCGGCTCACCGAGCCGGACTCCCCTGCCGTCCTCGACGAGCGCATCGCCCGGTACGCGGCCGACCACACGGTGCCCCAGACGCGACGCTGGCTCTCCCGCCAGGTCGAGCGACTCGAGGCCGACACCGCTCGGGAGCGGCACCGTCGTGCGCGTGCCGACCGCCACGTGCGGCTCAGCCCGGCCGGGGACGGCATGGCCTGGCTCTCCGCCCTGGTGCCCGAGCTCGACGGACACGCCGCCCTTCAACGCCTCGACACCGAGGCCCGTGGCATGACCGCCGACCCCCGCACCCACGACCAGCGCTGCGCCGACCTGTTCACCGGGCTGCTGCTCGGCTCGCCGGACCCGGAGGCGGAGTCCGCCGGCTCCGACCGCGGCGGCGTGAGCACGGTCATCGGCATCACCGTCCCGGTCACCTCGCTCATGGGCATCTCCGATGCCCCCGGCGAGCTGGCCGACCGCTCGGCCTCCGTGCCTGCGGCGCTCGTCCGCGAGAAGGCCGTGGAGCCCGGCACGGTCTTCTACAGGCTGCTCACCGACGACCACGGGCATCTGCTCGACGCCACCCACCTCGGCCGGTTCGCACCGGAGAAGATCCGTACCGCCCTCTGGTTCCGCGACGGTACGACGAGCTTCCCGACCTCCGACGTCCCCGCCTCACGCAGCGACATCGACCACACCGAGGCCTGGCCCGCACCCACACGGGGCACCAACCTCGGCCCGATCCACCGCCGGGCCCATCGACTCAAGACCGCCCGCCTGTACCGACTCAGACGTCGCGGACGATCCTGGGAGTGGACCACCCGCACCGGACACGTCTATCGCCGCGACCCCGACCCGTTGCCCGTCGAGCAGTGGCCCGAGCTGCTGCCCGCCGCCTGA
- the cydB gene encoding cytochrome d ubiquinol oxidase subunit II → MELTTVWFVLIAVLWIGYLVLEGFDFGVGMLTAVLARDEKERRVLLNTIGPVWDGNEVWLLVAGGATFAAFPEWYATLFSGFYLPLFLILVALILRIVALEYRSKRPAMIWKRRCDLGILIGSVVPALLWGVALANIVRGVPIDADKEFVGSFFDLLNPYALLGGLVTLTVFLVHGAVFVGLKTVGDIRDRARLLALRVGVVAAALAVVFIVWTAARDGDLAVWIAGGVAALAFVAALAATSARREGWAFIGTALSIAAVTVMLFTALFPDVMPSSLDPAWNLTTTNASSTPYTLRIMTWVAAAFTPIVIGYQAWSYWVFRRRIGTHHIPDDVLAPTPDLEPSRER, encoded by the coding sequence ATGGAGCTCACCACCGTCTGGTTCGTGCTCATCGCCGTGCTGTGGATCGGCTACCTCGTGCTCGAGGGGTTCGACTTCGGCGTCGGCATGCTCACCGCCGTGCTCGCTCGTGACGAGAAGGAGCGCCGCGTCCTGCTGAACACCATCGGTCCGGTGTGGGACGGCAACGAGGTGTGGCTGCTGGTCGCCGGTGGCGCGACCTTCGCGGCGTTCCCCGAGTGGTACGCCACCTTGTTCAGCGGCTTCTACCTGCCGCTGTTCCTCATCCTCGTCGCGCTCATCCTGCGCATCGTGGCCCTCGAGTACCGCAGCAAGCGGCCCGCGATGATCTGGAAGCGTCGCTGCGACCTCGGCATCCTCATCGGGTCCGTCGTGCCGGCGCTGCTGTGGGGCGTGGCCCTGGCCAACATCGTGCGCGGCGTGCCCATCGACGCCGACAAGGAGTTCGTCGGCTCCTTCTTCGACCTGCTCAACCCGTACGCGCTGCTCGGCGGGCTGGTGACCCTCACGGTCTTCCTGGTCCACGGCGCGGTCTTCGTCGGCCTCAAGACCGTCGGCGACATCCGTGACCGCGCCCGACTGCTCGCCCTGCGCGTCGGCGTGGTCGCAGCGGCGCTGGCCGTCGTGTTCATCGTCTGGACGGCCGCCCGCGACGGCGACCTCGCGGTCTGGATCGCCGGTGGCGTGGCTGCCCTGGCCTTCGTCGCGGCCCTGGCCGCCACCTCGGCGCGGCGCGAGGGATGGGCGTTCATCGGCACGGCGCTGTCGATCGCGGCGGTCACGGTCATGCTCTTCACGGCGCTCTTCCCCGACGTCATGCCGTCGTCGCTCGATCCCGCGTGGAACCTCACCACCACCAACGCCTCCTCGACTCCGTACACGCTCAGGATCATGACCTGGGTGGCGGCGGCCTTCACGCCGATCGTCATCGGCTACCAGGCGTGGTCGTACTGGGTGTTCCGCCGTCGCATCGGCACGCACCACATCCCGGACGACGTGCTCGCACCCACGCCGGACCTCGAGCCCAGTCGGGAGCGCTGA
- a CDS encoding BlaI/MecI/CopY family transcriptional regulator has translation MPQSSRSLGSLERSVMDVLWGATSPLTVREVQDGLEASGTHDLAYTTVMTVLDRLGTKEMVSRERDGRAFRYTAALSREAATAEALNATLDSSGDRTAALLHFARTVDPAEAAALRAALDEIDAGR, from the coding sequence ATGCCGCAGTCATCCCGTTCCCTCGGCTCCCTCGAGCGCTCCGTCATGGACGTGCTGTGGGGGGCCACGTCCCCGCTCACCGTCCGCGAGGTGCAGGACGGACTGGAGGCCTCGGGCACGCACGACCTCGCCTACACGACCGTGATGACGGTGCTCGACCGGCTCGGCACCAAGGAGATGGTGAGCCGCGAGCGCGACGGGCGCGCCTTCCGCTACACGGCGGCCCTCTCCCGCGAGGCGGCCACGGCCGAGGCGCTGAACGCCACGCTCGACAGCTCCGGCGACCGCACCGCGGCCCTGCTCCACTTCGCTCGCACCGTCGACCCCGCGGAGGCCGCGGCGCTACGGGCCGCGCTCGACGAGATCGACGCGGGCCGCTGA
- a CDS encoding cytochrome ubiquinol oxidase subunit I, translating into MEALDIARWQFGITTVYHFFFVPITIGLIFLVAMLQTAWHRTGKEKYLRLTRFYGKLFLINFAMGIATGIVQEFQFGMNWSDYSRFVGDIFGAPLAIEGLLAFFLESTFLGLWIFGWDRLKPGLHLACLWLAAIGTVLSAYFILAANSFMQNPVGFRMNEKVGRAELTDFWAVMTNKVVLVTFPHTIFACFMVGGAFVAGIALWQMFRKDREDERETWRTAVRLGAVVLLVSGAGTMISGDFQGKVMTEVQPMKMAAAEGLYEDEAPASFSLLTVGTLDGSEPVLELKLPHLLSYLGTGSWNGEIRGINSLQAEYEELYGPGDYSPNIPVTYWTFRAMITSGGLAMVGGAWMLWATRRRRMPSAGTSEGRWLLRTAVVLPFLPLLANSFGWIFTEMGRQPWVVFGLMPTSAGVSPGTTTAEVLTTLIGFTALYGALAVVEVKLLLTYIRKGLPDADPPQYVDDPDAPLAFAY; encoded by the coding sequence ATGGAAGCGCTCGACATCGCGCGGTGGCAGTTCGGCATCACGACCGTCTACCACTTCTTCTTCGTGCCGATCACGATCGGGCTCATCTTCCTCGTGGCCATGCTGCAGACCGCGTGGCACCGCACCGGCAAGGAGAAGTACCTCAGGCTCACCCGGTTCTACGGCAAGCTCTTCCTCATCAACTTCGCGATGGGCATCGCGACCGGGATCGTCCAGGAGTTCCAGTTCGGCATGAACTGGAGCGACTACTCCCGCTTCGTCGGCGACATCTTCGGCGCCCCGCTCGCGATCGAGGGTCTGCTGGCCTTCTTCCTGGAGTCCACGTTCCTCGGCCTCTGGATCTTCGGCTGGGACCGGCTCAAGCCGGGGCTCCACCTGGCCTGCCTGTGGCTCGCCGCCATCGGCACCGTGCTGTCGGCCTACTTCATCCTCGCGGCGAACTCGTTCATGCAGAACCCCGTCGGCTTCCGGATGAACGAGAAGGTCGGTCGCGCCGAGCTCACCGACTTCTGGGCCGTGATGACCAACAAGGTCGTGCTCGTCACCTTCCCGCACACGATCTTCGCGTGCTTCATGGTCGGCGGTGCCTTCGTGGCCGGCATCGCCCTCTGGCAGATGTTCCGCAAGGACCGCGAGGACGAGCGCGAGACCTGGCGCACCGCCGTGCGGCTCGGCGCCGTGGTGCTCCTCGTCTCCGGCGCCGGCACCATGATCTCCGGCGACTTCCAGGGCAAGGTCATGACCGAGGTCCAGCCCATGAAGATGGCTGCCGCCGAGGGCCTCTACGAGGACGAGGCGCCCGCCTCCTTCTCGCTGCTCACCGTCGGCACCCTCGACGGCAGCGAGCCGGTCCTCGAGCTCAAGCTGCCGCACCTGCTGTCCTACCTCGGCACCGGGTCGTGGAACGGGGAGATCCGCGGCATCAACTCCCTCCAGGCGGAGTACGAGGAGCTCTACGGCCCCGGCGACTACTCGCCGAACATCCCGGTGACCTACTGGACCTTCCGGGCGATGATCACCTCCGGTGGCCTCGCCATGGTCGGCGGTGCCTGGATGCTCTGGGCCACCCGTCGACGCCGCATGCCCAGCGCCGGGACCAGCGAGGGCCGATGGCTCCTGCGCACCGCCGTGGTCCTGCCGTTCCTGCCGCTGCTCGCCAACTCCTTCGGCTGGATCTTCACGGAGATGGGCCGCCAGCCGTGGGTCGTCTTCGGCCTCATGCCGACGTCGGCCGGGGTCTCGCCCGGCACCACCACGGCCGAGGTGCTCACGACGCTCATCGGCTTCACCGCCCTGTACGGCGCCCTGGCCGTCGTCGAGGTCAAGCTCCTGCTCACCTACATCCGCAAGGGCCTGCCCGACGCCGACCCGCCCCAGTACGTCGACGACCCGGACGCGCCGCTCGCGTTCGCCTACTGA
- a CDS encoding ABC transporter ATP-binding protein, with protein sequence MGMNDMDPVARGLVVSGLVAGYDDAAVLQGVDLRVPAGTLVALVGPSGCGKTTLLRCVAGLHPTLSGSTTLLGRPLDAPGASVPTHHRSITLVPQEAALFPHLDVAANVGFGLPRGSRDRILHLLDLVGLTELAHRRPHELSGGQQHRVAVARALAPSPALVLLDEPFSALDARLRDDLRHEVRELLVAERATALLVTHDQAEALTLADEVAVMHDGTVLQQAEPEVLYREPEHAWTATFLGEATVLAQDDPLVAAATIDGDDGTRLVVRPEHVVVDEAATPAVVARRSYRGHEWLVELDLPGRRVLMRTDAAPPPVGATLPVRATRARRVR encoded by the coding sequence ATGGGAATGAACGACATGGACCCCGTGGCACGCGGGCTCGTCGTCTCCGGCCTCGTCGCCGGGTACGACGACGCAGCCGTGCTGCAGGGCGTCGACCTCCGGGTGCCCGCGGGGACCCTCGTCGCGCTCGTCGGGCCGAGCGGCTGCGGCAAGACCACCCTGCTGCGCTGCGTCGCCGGTCTGCACCCCACCCTCTCGGGGAGCACCACCCTGCTCGGACGACCGCTCGACGCACCCGGAGCGTCGGTGCCCACGCATCACCGGTCGATCACCCTCGTCCCGCAGGAGGCGGCGCTGTTCCCCCACCTCGACGTCGCGGCCAACGTCGGCTTCGGACTGCCCCGCGGGTCGCGCGACAGGATCTTGCACCTCCTCGACCTCGTCGGTCTCACCGAGCTGGCGCACCGTCGCCCGCACGAGCTGTCCGGCGGCCAGCAGCACCGGGTCGCCGTGGCGCGCGCCCTGGCACCGAGCCCTGCCCTCGTGCTGCTCGACGAACCGTTCTCCGCTCTCGACGCCCGTCTGCGCGACGACCTGCGCCACGAGGTGCGCGAGCTGCTCGTGGCCGAGAGGGCGACGGCCCTGCTCGTCACGCACGACCAGGCCGAGGCGCTCACCCTTGCCGACGAGGTGGCCGTCATGCACGACGGGACGGTCCTGCAGCAGGCCGAGCCCGAGGTGCTCTACCGCGAGCCCGAGCACGCGTGGACCGCGACCTTCCTCGGTGAGGCCACCGTGCTCGCCCAGGACGACCCACTGGTCGCGGCCGCGACGATCGACGGCGACGACGGCACCCGGCTGGTCGTACGGCCCGAGCACGTGGTGGTCGACGAGGCTGCGACGCCGGCGGTCGTCGCGCGCCGCTCGTACCGCGGTCACGAGTGGCTCGTGGAGCTCGACCTGCCGGGCCGCCGGGTCCTCATGCGCACCGACGCCGCGCCGCCCCCGGTCGGTGCGACGCTGCCGGTACGGGCCACCCGCGCCCGTCGCGTCAGGTGA
- a CDS encoding response regulator transcription factor has product MGGIERVLVVDDHQVFADLVSVALESDPTMRCVGSAASVEDARRLAAELRPDLALVDVRLPDGDGLDLAAELLAARPELRVVVLTAYPRADLVERARAVGVAALLAKELSLTELLAALRDARPDAPVLVQLQEPQHGLTRRELEVLELLGEGSDVRAIARTLGISPHTTRDHVKNVLAKLGARTQLDAVVMAARSGILRIGAP; this is encoded by the coding sequence ATGGGTGGCATCGAGCGGGTGCTGGTGGTCGACGACCACCAGGTCTTCGCCGACCTCGTGTCCGTGGCGCTCGAGAGCGACCCCACCATGCGCTGCGTCGGATCGGCCGCGTCGGTCGAGGACGCCCGACGGCTGGCCGCGGAGCTCCGCCCGGACCTGGCGCTCGTGGACGTGCGCCTGCCCGACGGCGACGGACTCGACCTCGCGGCCGAGCTGCTGGCCGCCCGACCGGAGCTGCGCGTGGTCGTGCTCACCGCCTACCCGCGTGCGGACCTGGTGGAGCGGGCCCGAGCGGTGGGCGTGGCCGCGCTGCTGGCCAAGGAGCTGTCCTTGACCGAGCTCCTGGCCGCGTTGCGCGACGCGCGCCCCGACGCCCCGGTGCTCGTGCAGCTGCAGGAGCCGCAGCACGGCCTGACCCGTCGTGAGCTCGAGGTGCTGGAGCTGCTCGGCGAGGGATCGGACGTGCGAGCCATCGCCCGCACGCTCGGCATCAGTCCGCACACGACGCGTGACCACGTGAAGAACGTGCTCGCCAAGCTGGGAGCGCGCACGCAGCTCGACGCCGTGGTGATGGCGGCGCGCAGCGGCATCCTGAGGATCGGCGCGCCGTAG